GAGTATGACGTGAATACAGACTTCCCACGGAATGATTAATGAAagtctgttaattaattgtaaggACATtagttgtgcatgtgcaatgtGGAGTAAGGAACAATGATGGCTATTGTCTTGCTTGAGTTTACttttttgtgattttagtGCCTGTCATGAGCTCTGTTGTAGTTCTAGGTTGTGTTAATGTTTATCTGTGTTTATTGTCGATTTGATGTTCAGGTTGTGTTGATGTCGGTCGATTACCAAAGTGTGGCGATGTGTGTGATGGCATTTCTTGTGTATATGTGTCCACTGGAGTATGTCTACACAGTCATTCCATTGCTACCAACGTCGATGCCGTTGGCTGATGCTGTAAGTCAAGTTACTCATAATAATCAAATGTCAAGTACTTAAGTATGGATGTTGTTGAcatgtctgtttttgttgttgttgttgttgttgtgtgtctgtgtctgtgtgtgtgtgtgctctgcatgtgtgtgtgtgtgtgtgtgtgtgtgtgtgtgtgtgtgtgtgtgtgtgtgtgtgtgtgtgtgtgtgtgtgtgtgtgtggtaatGACTCAGTTGCATTTCTCTGAAATTTGTGTCTTCGTTTTCTTTCAGTTAATGCAAAGTCCGGCTCCATTTGTTATCGGTGTCCCTGCTAGTTTCTTCCACTTGCAACGCAAAGTCACTCAACCAAATGATGTGTGGCTTGTTGACTTGGACAATCAAACAGTATGTGTGACAGTGTTGTCTTCATTTGTATCTACGTATACGGCCAATCCATATCCACCTAGGCAAATCCATATCCGTGTGAAGTTCAAGTAATTCGTATTTGAATGGCTTGAGTATGAATAGTAGCCATTGTCACCTCATCCATGAATATTAcacagcatgcatgcacttgtTGTTGTATCATCAACCATAATGTCATGTCACCACATGCACTTGGACTGGTGGATTCTGTTTGCtattttctgtttgcttttgttttgtttgtatgtgagCACTGACCACATAGTGTGATGGGAGAATAGCAGTGTACTTGTAGGGAGTAATTGACATTGTAAGCTATGCAGATGACGTAAACACAACTGTGTGCTTGTCATCTCTTCAACTGTGTTGCATACTGATGCTGATATTAAGTTTATAGGTAAGACGGTGTGTATGCTATTTATTGCAGAAATACGTGGAACTTTGGGTGTGTGAATGGTTTGCTTTGATATAGAAGTTCATTAAGATAAGTGAATCCATCAGGTGTACAATAATGTAAACATGTTAATTTAATGAAGATGCAGTAGAAGTGTAGTCCAAACATGCTTTGTATGTATAACGTGGTTCTGCTGTTGTCTGATTATCATCCTGTCTGTCACTAACTTGCTCTGTacgtgttgtctgtttgtctgtcattttgtttgtctgcactTTTACTGCTTATTGGTTTGATACTGGTGTATTATCTTTAGTCTATACAAACCATCTTCTGTATGTTTGATAGATCAAAGAGCCACAAGTCAATGTGTCTCTTCCAGACTTTCCTGAGGCAGAAGTAAAATCGCTAAAAGCAAAACTTGAGAAGGTGGCTTGTCGTCCTCTATACGATCATGTAGATGAGTAAGGATGTTGTATACTTCTGTAGGCATTAGAGAGTTTGGACAGCTTACCTATTGATCATCTCGTTGCATCAAACAATCACAACCCATCATATGATGATGACATTGATAGTGGCTGTGATCCAATGGCCATTGACATTGCCGTTCGAGTGGCGTTTATTCAGTTCATGCTTTCTCCTGGATTGCTGGGCAGTTTGAGGCCTTACCTTCGCTGTCTACGACTGTTTCCCAAGCCTGTTGTAGCACAGCAGAAAATCTTTTTTCTGCGGATGTTAGTAAGGGAACAGGGGAAGCAAGGAATTTCATTTTTAAAACAACTGGTTTCAGCACAAGTGAGTGGATGGATGCATGGTGTTGGAAAGTTGTTACTGTGtacgttgcttgtgtgtgcatgcatgtgtgcagtGGATGGATTTGTCTTGATGTCCTGGTGCACTGTACAGTAGCTCATTAGAGGCATGCATTTTTCCAATATACATGCAACACACAAGTATGTGCAAGTATGCTCACATAatgtgttcacacacacacgcgcgcgcacacacacacacacacacacacacacacacacacacacacatgcacacacgcacacatgcacacacgcacacacgcactgtATTGCATTACATTGATATTCAATTGTCTCAAAATAGTTCATAAACCATCACTTGATAAATTGAATTACCACTGTGTTGTTACTATACAGAGTACTGATTGTTTTGGTGAATGGTTTTATCTATGCTCTTCAAACTGTGCCATTTTGAGAATAATGCAAGGTACTCGTTCTATCTTACATTCACTGTTTCTTTCTATTCATACTTTTGTTTTCAGACAGGATAACGACACCACAACTGATTGGTGATAAACCTAAATACTACTTTGATGATCTTATCTCACTACCATTCAGTGTTTTTGAATCTTCGTCTCCACTGGGGGAAGCAATGTTGGAGCTCAAAGCCAAACACCCTCATCAAGAAAGTGGTTCATCGGTGACCAATAGCAGCAGCTCTATGTCATCAGTGTCGTCACTTTATCAGGCACATTTTAGTTGGTATCATGTTGGATCCGAGTCAGGAAGCCGTCCTCCATCAGATGTGTTGTCGTTATCGACTCTCGACAGGCAGACATTGCCAAGGTACGTTTCAATGGATGAAGAATCTAATGATTACGAAAATGACGATTCGTTTATGAAACGAAGCTCAATTCCTAATGGTCACATAGAAAAGCAGGAATTGTGTGATTTTAATGAACGCGATGGAAGCGTGTCGAGTGACAGCTTTCCATCTGCGACGAAGGCATCACCGTTGCGTGGTGTAAACCCTGCCTTTCTACGATTAACACGCATCAGTCTGCTCTCAGATAGTACCTATCCAGGCAGTGAGATGGATGGTTATAGCTTGGATCTGACGAGAGGAGGAGAGAAGCATGAAGACACGGCAATGCAGATGTCAAACGATAAAATAATGGAGGGAAGGGATATCTGTCAAGATGGAATACGAGAGATGCCTCGTATCAGTGTCTCAGACATGAGCAACACAAATGGTCACCTGGAGAGTGTCAGCAACCAAAACGAGGTGTTTGAATCAATTTCAATCAATCAGCCAACACATGGACTATGTAGTCTTGACTGTAACTCggtggttagtgtttgtgcagaTACGATGCCATCCACTGATCACACGTGTCGTACATTGCTAATGGTTGATGGTGTAGACAAACGAATTCCATCTGACCCCGGTCCGTCTCCTGACTCTCCTCTCTGGCAAGATGAAATTTCAGACGAACGGAGACGACAGCGAGCCGTCAGTGATCCCAGTGTTTTTTCAAAGTCTTTGGACATAAGCAGTGATGAGGTTGTGTCACCAGATGTTCGTACTACGTCACGTTCACCGACTCCCTTGTCTAGACTTGATCGCCTAAAAAGTCAGTCAGTGGACTATGGTGTTAGATCTAGAacattgtctgtttatccacATCGTCGGATCAGCGAGCCAGTAAATTCAATACCTTCAAGCAATCAGCTGCAGTCGTCTGTGATTATTCATACTGATTGGGAGAACATTATGTCATCCAACAGTGATTATCAGCTTTCTAGTTATCATGTGATTCATAGAGCAACATCAACGTCGCCGGAGGTAGTAAGGGTTGACAGTGGACGTCGGTATTCCTCTTGTTCTTCGTCAGGAAGTAACATTGCAGAGAAATATATCGTTCAAGCATTGAGTAGGAGCTTTGCAAGAAGGGTGAAGAATCGTTGGCATTCGGCGTATGGAAACGAAGTTATGGCTCAAATGGTGCAGAATCAACAGCTAGCACACGGACTTGGTTGTGTGGTGTTTACTATTGTAGTtggatgttgttttgataatattTGTTTTATAGATATAGAGTGGGATGGTGCTCCTTTGCAGCTGGATGATCGGAGGCGAACATTGCCAGTTACAAAGTCACTTGCTAGAGGTGATAGTCCGGTAGTAGTGGAGAGTGAAGATCAACGGTAAtggacacaacacacacacacacacacacacacacacacacacacacacacacacacacacacacacacacacacacacacacacacacacacacacacacacacacacacacacacacacacacacacacacacaatgcttgATGATGATGTGAGGTCATTGCATGTGCCTGTTGAGTTCTATACATGTTTCAGTCGTTTCTATTGTATTTTTTATATGCTTGTCTCTTTCTTCTTACATTGTCTGACTGTTTTAGTGTAGTTCGTGTGTCGTCTGCACTGATTTTGTCTATGGTTTCCAGGGAGGCACAGAAATTTGTTAACACTATGGTTCACGGTGCTCTCAAAGGTTCTGGAATTGGATATTTTAGCAAATTGAAGCTTGAAAAAGTACTCGTTGATGAGCAACTACgatatcaagtttgctctcaGATTTTGGAAGCATCGAAGAGTCCACAAGGAGTCCAAGTTACTGACGTGGTAAGACACAATTATTATGCTGCACAATACTGGTGAATGAATAATCACTTTCTAAATTGACTTTATAGTGGCTTGCTCCGTCAGTCTACAAAGGCGTGTTGGCTCTTATAAAAGCATGTATTACGGGTCTTGGGACAGGCATATACACACACTGTCAAAATGGCATTGGGTCTGCTTTCCTTCTTCTCAAGATTGTTTACACTCACTTCACAGGTAAAGAAGAGAGGAGGAAGAGCAAAAGTAAGGCAGAAATTGAAATAGAGAAAACACTCAAGAAGAATGAACGAAGTGAAAGAAAGCGACGTTCTCTAAAGTATTCGGTCTCACTACCAGAAACCAATGCGCCTGTTATGATTGAGTTTAGTGATGTTGACAGTGAAGTGACATTTCAGGACAACAAAATGTCAACTACAGCATCAGACTTAAGTGATTCTGGTGATGGTGGAGCTTTGAGCAACAAGGACAATGAAAGATTAGAAAGGCTGTCAGTTCCAAATTGTAACACTCTTGGACGATCTATGACAATGCCATTGAGACGGTCGAGCTCGTGTAGATCTCCCAAAATCTTTCTTGGTTCTGCTTTACATTTGAAGGACGATAAGTTTGCCATGAGTGAGGAGATTAGTAAGTCTGCAGAATACATTTGGAGATCAACAGACAGTGGAGATGACCCGTCGTTAGACACCCAGAGTATTACATCAGATGGCTCTGATGACACTCAAGTGAATAAGAGAATTAGACGGCGTTCCAGAAGGCAAGGTGGATCAGAGCAGTATATGTATAAAGAACTGTTGGGCAAGTCGAGAGTGAAACTGTGGGATAGTGGAGAGTTTTGGTCGGCATTGTTCTTGGatgctgtagctgctgaaCGGGCAGCAGTTGCTCTATCAGAGAAACCGTTACAGTTGACTGAAAGGTACAAGATTACTCTGTGTAGGTGTAGTGTGTGTTACGTTcgacaaaaaacaaacaagacagacagacagctaagacacacacacacacacacacacacacacacacacacacacacacacacacacacacacacacacacacacacacacacacacacacacacacacacacacacacacacacacacacacacacacacacacacactcactcactcactttagAATGTCATGTCTACCAATGTGTCGTCTGTCATGCTATCACTCAACTGTTGACTCTGTCAGGTACAGTTCAGCATCTTATCAAGACCAGAAGGCAATGGAAACAGAAGAGGATGATATTCTTGGTGCTATTCTTTACAACATGGCTGCATTCATGCTTGCTCTAGGTGTTTCACACGATGAAATTAGAAAGAAAACTAATCGATTACTTGGCCAGTCTCATCTTGGTCTTGATCACACAAAGATTATCTACGATTTGTTGGACAACATGAAAACCCTTGTGAGATGACGCGTTTTGGTATGATTTCTTTTTTTGTTTGACATTGACATGTTTGTATTAAAGGAGGGGAACAATGTGGAGATGCTGCCTATGTGTAGTAGAATGCAGTGTCATAAGGAGTTTATGGTCCATATTGGATCGACGTTTACAGCACCTACTGCAATTTTGGTAGTAAGTAATTTTActgatttttattttaaacCCTACAACAAAGCAAGTTGTGGCCTCAcgtttgctgtgtgtgtgtgtgtgtgtgtgtgtgtgtgtgtgtgtgtgtgtgtgtgtgtgtgtgtgtgtgtgtgtgtgtgtgtcactgtgtgtgtgtgtgtgtgtgtgtgtgtgtcactgtgtgtgtgtgtgtgtgtgtgtgtgtgtgtgtgtgtgtgtgtgtgtcactgtgtgtgtgtgtgtgtgtgtgtgtgtgtgcgtgtgtgcatgcatgtgtgcgtgtgtgtatgcgtgtgtgtgcatgcatgtgtgtgtgtgtgtgtgtgtttgtgtgtgtgtgtgtgtgtgtgtgtgtgtgtgtgtgtgtgcgtgtgtgtgtgtgtgtgtgtgtgtgtgtgtgtgtgtgtgtgtgtgtgtgtggtgtgtcactgtgtgtggtgtgtgtcactgtgtgtggtgtgtgtcactgtgtgtgtgtctggtgtgtgtgtgtgtgtgtgtgtgtgtgtgtgtgtgtgtgtgtgaaccaATAAAACGATGTCACTTGCTCTGAATTAACGTTCAATCGTAGGTTGCCGACCGTTACCTCCTTCTAAAGAGTATAAAACGTACTCTTCTTGAACGTCATTGGTATGAAGACATAATCAAAGTCAATTTTCATCCAAGCAGTGAGAGTCTAATCATGTGGTACCAAGGACcacagaaagacacactgAAACAGAGCTTCTGCACAAGAAATGTGCGTTTGAACAAGATGTGAATTTCTAACAGAACTTTGTTATGCTTATCACTGTTACAGTGTCGGGAACTCTATATGTGCATTCAGTCATACCTCCACCGTGCCGCACTTGTTCGATATCCAGGTACGTTCATTTAAAGAAGAAATACGGCGTTGACATTATTAAGAGAATTGTATGGAAGTAGAGGGCCAGTCATATCATTGTGTATTGATCATACTATTGCTTCATTGGTGGATCCAGATATGCTTATGCCGGGgagaggggggggggggcacaAACTTGTAGTCTAGATATTTTtcaatgtataatatattgtaatGTTTAGGCTCtttatgttttgttattaGAGCTTTAGCTGTTTACAATTGCGATTACTCCTATATCCAACCACCTACACTTTATCTCTGTGCAACACTTGAAATCTTCAGTCGTCTTTATTAGAATGTCTGGCGGCAGTAATTTCCGAAGGTTTTGATTGGCATTAAATCTCTACTGCCCCGGGGAGGGGGCACGTGCCGCCATTGCCTCTTTCTGGATCCACCTCTGTGCCCTCTTCTGCTCTGGCAGTAGATTCATTTAGTGCTTTATTAGCAATAAGCAGCACGAGGAGATTATTTATGATATCGATATTTATATTGTCTATTCAATATAGTTTTAAATAGTTTCAGAGACATTTTTACTTTATTGTTAGGAGCTTATGTACTCATAATTGAATGTCACTCATTTGCAGT
The DNA window shown above is from Corticium candelabrum chromosome 13, ooCorCand1.1, whole genome shotgun sequence and carries:
- the LOC134188423 gene encoding MAP kinase-activating death domain protein-like; this encodes MAGFLFGSQQSRLIDYIIVVGCKPTAATRKKNFVQNPKLLQRFPLTDHEDFPLPSDVVFFCQPDGCLCSFDEERTQESDGELSLTFPFTLTEKETNVRRHGVCLNFFRRCSVSLSGDIDGKEDGSSLISIYTLTSVCLLSHHPFFVPFSECVSTLRRLVEEIPRTCACFDGEGDVPCSEWDDFLSDGEKSLKSRELEGWIGRLLKSPVPEPGRMRLEIELAVQPALTLAYPDATRLFLVDFPVYLPLELLGVDLTLKVLTAIMLEHKVVLMSVDYQSVAMCVMAFLVYMCPLEYVYTVIPLLPTSMPLADALMQSPAPFVIGVPASFFHLQRKVTQPNDVWLVDLDNQTIKEPQVNVSLPDFPEAEVKSLKAKLEKALESLDSLPIDHLVASNNHNPSYDDDIDSGCDPMAIDIAVRVAFIQFMLSPGLLGSLRPYLRCLRLFPKPVVAQQKIFFLRMLVREQGKQGISFLKQLVSAQSTDCFGEWFYLCSSNCAILRIMQDRITTPQLIGDKPKYYFDDLISLPFSVFESSSPLGEAMLELKAKHPHQESGSSVTNSSSSMSSVSSLYQAHFSWYHVGSESGSRPPSDVLSLSTLDRQTLPRYVSMDEESNDYENDDSFMKRSSIPNGHIEKQELCDFNERDGSVSSDSFPSATKASPLRGVNPAFLRLTRISLLSDSTYPGSEMDGYSLDLTRGGEKHEDTAMQMSNDKIMEGRDICQDGIREMPRISVSDMSNTNGHLESVSNQNEVFESISINQPTHGLCSLDCNSVVSVCADTMPSTDHTCRTLLMVDGVDKRIPSDPGPSPDSPLWQDEISDERRRQRAVSDPSVFSKSLDISSDEVVSPDVRTTSRSPTPLSRLDRLKSQSVDYGVRSRTLSVYPHRRISEPVNSIPSSNQLQSSVIIHTDWENIMSSNSDYQLSSYHVIHRATSTSPEVVRVDSGRRYSSCSSSGSNIAEKYIVQALSRSFARRVKNRWHSAYGNEVMAQMVQNQQLAHGLDIEWDGAPLQLDDRRRTLPVTKSLARGDSPVVVESEDQREAQKFVNTMVHGALKGSGIGYFSKLKLEKVLVDEQLRYQVCSQILEASKSPQGVQVTDVWLAPSVYKGVLALIKACITGLGTGIYTHCQNGIGSAFLLLKIVYTHFTGKEERRKSKSKAEIEIEKTLKKNERSERKRRSLKYSVSLPETNAPVMIEFSDVDSEVTFQDNKMSTTASDLSDSGDGGALSNKDNERLERLSVPNCNTLGRSMTMPLRRSSSCRSPKIFLGSALHLKDDKFAMSEEISKSAEYIWRSTDSGDDPSLDTQSITSDGSDDTQVNKRIRRRSRRQGGSEQYMYKELLGKSRVKLWDSGEFWSALFLDAVAAERAAVALSEKPLQLTERYSSASYQDQKAMETEEDDILGAILYNMAAFMLALGVSHDEIRKKTNRLLGQSHLGLDHTKIIYDLLDNMKTLEGNNVEMLPMCSRMQCHKEFMVHIGSTFTAPTAILVVADRYLLLKSIKRTLLERHWYEDIIKVNFHPSSESLIMWYQGPQKDTLKQSFCTRNCRELYMCIQSYLHRAALVRYPVVTALSTEHLDEYIVRDLNSGEDGHLNVSLDGIECHFATRTLLIPLHNIKDCSSERDVFKVEEDDGHECKLHRFTSDQCSAICQAVLSVFSLVAAQEARRSQSPCPTNGY